A genomic window from Gossypium hirsutum isolate 1008001.06 chromosome D10, Gossypium_hirsutum_v2.1, whole genome shotgun sequence includes:
- the LOC121222401 gene encoding geranylgeranyl pyrophosphate synthase, chloroplastic: MKEDQDPQLPIFDFKSFMVDKVNAVNQALDSAVPLRDPVKIHEAMRYSLLAGGKRVRPVLCLAACDLVGGKESMVMPAACALEMIHTMSLVHDDLPCMDNDDLRRGKPTNHKVYGEDIAVLAGDALLAFSFEHIAVSTVGVTPDRIVRAIGELAKSIGAEGLAAGQVVDITSEGLTNVGLDHLEFIHVHKTAPLLEAAAVLGAILGGGHDEDVEKLRKFARNIGLLFQVVDDILDVTKSSKELGKTAGKDLVADKVTYPKSMGINKSKEFAEKLKSDALELLQGFDPEKSTPLIALANYIAYRQN, translated from the coding sequence ATGAAAGAAGACCAAGACCCTCAATTACCAATTTTTGATTTCAAATCATTCATGGTAGACAAGGTTAATGCAGTTAACCAAGCCCTGGACTCGGCTGTTCCACTCCGTGACCCTGTTAAAATCCATGAAGCAATGCGTTACTCCCTTTTAGCCGGTGGCAAAAGGGTCCGCCCAGTTCTTTGTTTGGCTGCTTGTGACCTTGTTGGTGGCAAAGAATCCATGGTTATGCCAGCAGCTTGTGCTCTTGAAATGATCCACACCATGTCTTTAGTCCATGATGATCTTCCTTGCATGGACAACGATGATCTTCGTAGAGGGAAACCAACTAACCACAAAGTTTATGGTGAAGATATAGCTGTGTTAGCAGGGGATGCTCTTTTAGCCTTTTCGTTTGAACATATAGCTGTATCCACAGTTGGTGTCACACCTGATAGGATTGTAAGAGCAATTGGGGAATTAGCTAAATCTATTGGGGCTGAAGGGTTGGCGGCTGGTCAAGTTGTGGATATAACCAGTGAGGGTCTAACCAATGTGGGGTTGGATCATTTAGAATTCATTCATGTTCATAAAACTGCTCCATTGCTTGAAGCAGCTGCGGTTTTAGGGGCTATTCTTGGAGGTGGACATGATGAAGATGTGGAAAAGTTGAGGAAATTTGCAAGGAATATTGGGCTTTTATTTCAAGTTGTGGATGATATTCTTGATGTAACAAAGTCATCTAAAGAATTAGGGAAGACTGCAGGGAAAGATTTGGTGGCTGATAAAGTGACTTATCCTAAATCGATGGGGATAAACAAATCAAAGGAGTTTGCAGAGAAGTTGAAGAGTGATGCATTAGAGTTGCTTCAAGGGTTTGATCCTGAGAAATCTACCCCCTTAATTGCTTTAGCTAATTATATAGCTTACAGGCAAAATTAG